The proteins below come from a single Ruficoccus amylovorans genomic window:
- a CDS encoding pyridoxine 5'-phosphate synthase — translation MQSQQILLGVNIDHSATVRQARYREHALDRGRMVEPDPVEIALHAQRAGADGITMHLREDRRHIQDSDVRLMRDMIQVPLNLEMACTQEMLDIALEVRPDVVLLVPEGRQEVTTEGGLDVIGGRDNICTMVSHLGAVGVETSLFIDPDPEQVKTAAQTGCAYVELHTGAFASAFYESREAARYELERLRIAADIAANAGLKVNAGHGINYVNIRMVRELPHLHEMNIGHSIISRALYTGITEAVREMKALMNGVLR, via the coding sequence ATGCAATCTCAGCAGATTCTTCTCGGCGTAAACATCGACCATAGCGCCACGGTCCGCCAGGCGCGTTACCGCGAGCACGCGCTTGACCGTGGACGGATGGTCGAGCCCGATCCGGTGGAAATCGCCCTGCACGCCCAGCGTGCCGGGGCCGACGGCATCACCATGCACCTGCGCGAAGACCGTCGCCACATCCAGGACAGCGACGTGCGCCTGATGCGCGACATGATCCAGGTGCCGCTCAACCTCGAAATGGCCTGCACGCAGGAGATGCTCGACATCGCGCTGGAAGTGCGCCCGGACGTGGTGCTGCTCGTGCCCGAGGGACGCCAGGAGGTGACGACCGAGGGCGGGCTCGACGTGATTGGCGGCCGCGACAACATCTGCACTATGGTCAGCCATCTGGGCGCGGTGGGCGTCGAGACGAGTCTCTTTATCGACCCGGACCCCGAGCAGGTGAAAACCGCAGCACAGACCGGCTGCGCCTACGTGGAACTGCACACCGGGGCCTTTGCCAGCGCCTTTTACGAGAGCCGCGAGGCCGCCCGCTACGAGCTGGAGCGGCTGCGCATCGCCGCCGACATCGCTGCCAACGCCGGGCTCAAGGTCAACGCCGGGCACGGCATCAACTACGTTAACATCCGCATGGTGCGCGAACTGCCGCACCTGCACGAGATGAACATCGGCCACAGCATCATCAGCCGCGCGCTCTACACGGGGATCACCGAGGCCGTGCGCGAGATGAAGGCCCTCATGAACGGCGTGCTGCGATGA
- the acpS gene encoding holo-ACP synthase, giving the protein MNIRLEEGGFVLGVGTDLVDVERIRASHQRHGERFLDRVFTAVEQAYCLDHRNPYPHLAARFAAKEALSKAFSTGIGAEFAFTSLSVEHGERSQPLARLDAKGQALLEAVGGTNVLLSLTHTSTLAQAFVLIVRRPG; this is encoded by the coding sequence ATGAACATCCGGCTGGAGGAAGGCGGCTTCGTGCTCGGGGTTGGGACGGACCTGGTGGATGTCGAGCGCATCCGCGCTTCCCACCAGCGCCACGGCGAGCGCTTCCTCGACCGGGTTTTTACCGCCGTTGAGCAGGCCTACTGCCTCGACCACCGCAATCCGTATCCCCATCTGGCCGCCCGTTTCGCCGCCAAGGAGGCGCTCTCGAAGGCTTTCTCGACCGGCATCGGAGCGGAGTTCGCGTTCACCTCGCTCAGCGTCGAGCACGGGGAGCGCTCCCAGCCGCTGGCCCGTCTGGACGCTAAAGGGCAGGCCCTGCTGGAGGCCGTGGGCGGAACCAACGTCCTCCTTTCCCTGACTCATACCTCGACTCTGGCCCAGGCGTTCGTCCTCATCGTGCGACGTCCCGGTTGA
- a CDS encoding NAD(P)H-hydrate dehydratase has protein sequence MPIAHPILSTDESLDFERTLLPGREQQWTAMNNAGRAVGRAVLQDFGELAEVPSRLRVLALVGKGHNGGDALLAADEILKRHSGAEVHLLLRADKKELRSLTRRAFDELLKSSRASLCNELTYRQEAYDIALDGLLGMQFRPPLKSDLADLLAEVNARRGIRFRAAVDLPSGLGDADAFQADFTYATGIAKSPLFDPAHADKCGRIRYLDIGFFQLPYEGPRSFAENILPDAALQSQGGLRPPRCDKRTFGHLFVLSGSRSFPGALLMSVKAALSSGVGLLTAFAPESLAAQYAAAVPEAMWVPWPETPEGGLALEGWHLLRERLSRADAVLCGSGIGREPETLQLVRDLVREVELPLVIDADALQPETALAAASRPASAGGVVLTPHMGEFMRLAGRQSAEYSREALVDFCQKHRVVTALKGPHTRVCDGSQVALSTRGGPVLARGGSGDMLAGLMGGLVAQQPRAPFEPACRAVLWHGLAADHLARTRGQIAVHTTELLEHFGPALREA, from the coding sequence ATGCCCATCGCCCATCCCATTCTCTCGACCGACGAATCCCTCGATTTCGAGCGCACGCTCTTGCCGGGGCGTGAGCAGCAATGGACGGCCATGAACAACGCCGGGCGTGCCGTGGGCCGGGCGGTGTTGCAGGACTTCGGCGAGCTGGCCGAGGTGCCCTCGCGCCTGCGTGTGCTCGCGCTGGTGGGCAAGGGACACAACGGCGGCGACGCGCTGCTGGCGGCGGACGAGATCCTCAAGCGCCACAGTGGGGCCGAGGTGCACCTGTTGCTGCGGGCCGATAAAAAGGAGCTGCGCAGCCTGACCCGCCGCGCCTTTGACGAGCTTTTGAAATCCTCCCGCGCCAGCCTCTGCAATGAGCTGACCTACCGGCAGGAAGCCTACGACATCGCGCTCGACGGGCTGCTCGGGATGCAGTTCCGTCCGCCACTGAAGTCCGATCTGGCCGATCTGCTGGCGGAGGTCAACGCCCGCCGGGGCATCCGCTTCCGCGCGGCGGTGGACCTGCCCAGCGGCCTCGGTGACGCGGACGCCTTTCAGGCGGACTTCACTTACGCCACCGGCATCGCCAAGAGCCCGCTTTTCGACCCAGCCCATGCGGACAAATGCGGTCGCATCCGCTACCTGGACATCGGGTTTTTCCAACTGCCCTACGAGGGGCCGCGCTCGTTCGCGGAGAACATCCTGCCCGACGCCGCCTTGCAGAGCCAGGGCGGGCTGCGCCCGCCGCGCTGCGACAAGCGCACCTTCGGCCACCTCTTTGTGCTCAGCGGCTCGCGCTCCTTTCCGGGGGCGCTGCTGATGAGCGTCAAGGCCGCGCTCAGCTCCGGCGTCGGCCTGCTCACGGCCTTCGCGCCCGAGTCGCTGGCCGCGCAGTACGCCGCCGCCGTGCCTGAGGCCATGTGGGTGCCCTGGCCGGAAACGCCCGAGGGCGGACTGGCCCTGGAGGGCTGGCACCTGCTGCGCGAACGTCTTTCCCGCGCCGACGCGGTGCTCTGTGGCTCCGGCATCGGCCGCGAACCGGAAACCCTGCAACTGGTCCGCGACCTGGTGCGCGAGGTCGAGCTGCCGCTGGTCATCGACGCCGATGCGCTCCAGCCGGAGACGGCGCTGGCCGCCGCCAGCCGCCCGGCCTCGGCGGGGGGCGTTGTGCTGACTCCGCACATGGGCGAATTTATGCGGCTGGCCGGGCGGCAGAGCGCGGAGTATTCGCGGGAGGCGCTGGTGGATTTTTGCCAAAAGCACCGCGTGGTCACGGCTCTGAAAGGCCCGCATACCCGCGTGTGCGACGGCTCGCAGGTCGCGCTCAGTACGCGGGGCGGACCGGTCCTGGCCCGGGGCGGCAGCGGCGACATGCTGGCGGGGTTGATGGGTGGCCTCGTCGCCCAGCAGCCGCGCGCGCCCTTCGAGCCGGCCTGCCGGGCGGTGCTCTGGCACGGCCTCGCCGCCGACCATCTCGCCCGTACCCGTGGCCAGATTGCCGTGCACACCACGGAGTTGCTGGAGCACTTCGGCCCGGCCCTGCGGGAGGCTTAG
- the dprA gene encoding DNA-processing protein DprA, with product MDKELTPTQATLVLNGLSGVGPVTLRRLFDHFGEDPRSVLAAGVSALRQVQGVGPEMASTIANWRSHFDLAKEEEKLARGGVNFIHTGSVEYPPLLKEIYDPPIGLYTKGPLRVGRKTVAIVGSRHTTLYGQGVARRLAADLARLGICVASGLARGIDTAAHEGALEAGGPTVAVLGCGLDIIYPPENIDLYRRLEKSGAIFSEFRLGTRATKSTFPMRNRLLSGMSLAVIVVESDASGGSMITARFAAEQNRQVFAVPGRIDQPSSRGCHQLIRDGATLLTCVDDLLEELQFAGEQLQMPGLDATDEAGVDGASARGFSGSGQATEAQAGGLSGDEARVYRYLCESGLRGADDIAGALGLPMPVVAATLMMLELKKRVVKRADGTFEARG from the coding sequence ATGGACAAGGAACTGACGCCCACGCAGGCCACGCTCGTGCTCAACGGCCTCTCCGGCGTCGGCCCGGTCACGCTGCGTCGGCTGTTCGATCATTTTGGCGAAGATCCCAGGTCGGTGCTGGCGGCGGGCGTGTCGGCGCTGCGGCAGGTGCAGGGAGTGGGGCCGGAGATGGCATCCACGATTGCCAACTGGCGCTCGCATTTCGATCTGGCCAAAGAGGAGGAAAAACTGGCTCGCGGCGGGGTGAACTTTATCCATACGGGCAGCGTGGAGTACCCGCCGTTGCTGAAGGAAATCTACGACCCGCCCATCGGCCTCTACACCAAGGGGCCGCTGCGAGTAGGCCGCAAGACCGTGGCCATTGTCGGCAGCCGCCATACCACGCTCTACGGGCAGGGGGTGGCCCGCCGCCTCGCCGCCGACCTCGCCCGGCTGGGCATCTGCGTGGCCAGCGGGTTGGCCAGGGGGATCGACACCGCCGCCCATGAGGGTGCGCTGGAGGCCGGAGGGCCGACCGTGGCCGTGCTCGGTTGCGGGCTGGACATTATTTACCCGCCTGAAAACATCGACCTGTACCGCCGCCTGGAAAAATCCGGGGCGATTTTTTCCGAGTTCCGGCTCGGCACCCGCGCCACCAAGAGCACCTTTCCCATGCGCAACCGCCTGCTCTCGGGCATGAGCCTGGCGGTCATCGTGGTGGAGAGCGACGCCAGCGGCGGCAGCATGATTACCGCCCGCTTTGCCGCCGAGCAGAACCGGCAGGTCTTCGCCGTGCCGGGACGCATCGACCAGCCCTCCAGCCGCGGTTGCCACCAGTTGATCCGCGACGGGGCTACGTTGTTGACCTGCGTGGATGACTTGCTGGAGGAGTTGCAGTTCGCCGGGGAGCAGCTTCAGATGCCCGGTCTGGACGCGACTGACGAAGCGGGTGTTGACGGGGCCTCCGCCCGCGGTTTTTCCGGAAGCGGGCAGGCTACCGAGGCGCAGGCCGGTGGCTTGAGCGGCGACGAGGCCCGCGTGTACCGCTACCTGTGCGAAAGCGGCCTGCGTGGCGCGGACGATATCGCCGGGGCGCTCGGGCTGCCAATGCCCGTCGTTGCGGCCACGCTCATGATGCTCGAACTGAAAAAGCGCGTCGTCAAACGCGCGGACGGCACCTTTGAGGCCCGGGGCTGA
- the secA gene encoding preprotein translocase subunit SecA has protein sequence MITKIFKKFAGSHYRRFLKKAQPIVAKINQLEQEYQSLSDEQLRAKTEEFRARYTKEMDEVRARLGDNPDPERLVEANQAILDGLLPEAFATVKNAARRLCGKDVDVMGHMLRWEMVHYDVQLIGGMALHDNRIAEMATGEGKTLVSTLPLYLNALSGRNCQLCTVNEYLAERDSQWMGHLFKFLGLTVGVIKNQQPPEEKRAAYEADLTYGTASEFGFDYLRDNGMATRAEDQVQRDHYYVIVDEIDSILVDEARTPLIISGPVQDDRQAPFMELKPGIQKLVSLQTNLCTHLANTAQEALMSGDLDNDTRLDALNKLVQVKLGMPKNRSLMKLMEHGNIRRAFEKHDAEMHSDFQKKILYALKEELYYTIDEKQHQSDLTEKGRSTLRPDDPDAFVLPDLPTIFNEIESDQSLSDEEKMKEKQKEEELFGRRSEDIHCISQLLRAYALYERDKEYVIHEGKVAIVDENTGRMMPGRRWSDGLHQAVEAKEGVKIEKESKTYATITVQNYFRLYEKLAGMTGTAETEAGEFHDIYGLNVMVIPTHRPCQRIDENDVIYKTRREKYNAVIEDIKVAHEKGQPVLVGTASVEASEVLSRMLQRTKIRHSVLNAKYHQQEAEIVSQAGQPGGVTIATNMAGRGTDIKLGEGINEKGGLLVIGTERHESRRVDRQLRGRCARQGDNGRSKFFISLEDDLMRLFANAGPISKILQSSFQEGEVLAHPLLNRSIESAQKKVEQQNYSIRKRLLQYDDVLNKQREVIYGIRNDALHSESPRDVIMEMVMEELEARLDTIASGSDKQPEYSDVQGLLSWVNTHFPVAIEEQEIEGKTHAQLLSLFSERINKAYDQRASAEDEKAFKGLERYVLTRAIDKNWQDHLTEMEDLRRAVGLRGYGQKDPLVEYKAEAFTYFQDMIARVRTDICTGIFRVAIIHNPAELEAARRRLMEMQRRAQATGPENASAPGAAPAGRGPAAAGAGRTADGKPIKLPTVQPVKRELPKIGRNEVVSIRKGGQTQTLKWKKAEEMVRDEGWELVPPSETAKK, from the coding sequence ATGATCACAAAGATTTTCAAGAAATTCGCGGGCAGTCACTATCGTCGCTTTCTGAAGAAAGCCCAGCCCATCGTCGCCAAGATCAACCAGCTTGAGCAGGAGTACCAGTCGCTCAGTGACGAACAACTACGCGCTAAAACCGAGGAATTCCGGGCCCGCTACACGAAGGAAATGGATGAGGTTCGTGCCCGCCTCGGGGACAATCCCGACCCGGAGCGTCTGGTCGAGGCCAACCAGGCTATCCTCGACGGCCTGTTGCCGGAGGCTTTCGCCACGGTCAAGAACGCCGCCCGCCGCCTTTGCGGAAAGGATGTTGATGTGATGGGCCACATGCTGCGCTGGGAGATGGTCCACTACGATGTGCAGCTCATCGGCGGCATGGCCCTGCACGACAACCGCATCGCGGAAATGGCCACCGGTGAAGGTAAAACCCTCGTCTCCACGCTCCCGCTCTATCTGAACGCGCTCTCGGGTCGCAATTGCCAGCTCTGTACCGTCAACGAGTATCTGGCCGAGCGCGACTCCCAGTGGATGGGGCACCTTTTCAAGTTCCTCGGACTCACCGTCGGGGTGATTAAAAACCAGCAGCCCCCCGAGGAGAAACGCGCCGCCTACGAGGCGGACCTGACTTACGGTACGGCTTCGGAATTCGGCTTCGACTACCTGCGCGATAACGGCATGGCCACCCGCGCCGAGGATCAGGTGCAGCGCGACCATTACTACGTCATCGTGGACGAAATCGACTCCATCCTTGTTGACGAGGCGCGCACGCCGCTCATCATTTCCGGCCCCGTGCAGGATGACCGCCAGGCCCCGTTCATGGAGCTCAAGCCCGGCATCCAGAAGCTCGTTTCGCTCCAGACCAACCTCTGCACCCACCTGGCTAACACGGCCCAGGAGGCGCTCATGAGCGGCGACCTCGACAACGACACCCGCCTGGACGCTCTCAACAAGCTCGTCCAGGTCAAGCTCGGCATGCCCAAGAACCGTTCGCTGATGAAGCTGATGGAGCACGGCAACATCCGCCGCGCCTTCGAGAAGCACGACGCCGAGATGCACTCGGATTTCCAGAAAAAAATCCTCTACGCGCTCAAGGAGGAACTCTACTACACCATCGACGAAAAGCAGCACCAGAGCGATCTGACCGAAAAGGGTCGTTCCACCCTGCGCCCGGATGATCCCGACGCCTTCGTCCTGCCCGACCTGCCCACGATTTTCAACGAAATCGAAAGCGACCAGTCCCTCTCCGACGAGGAGAAGATGAAGGAAAAACAGAAGGAGGAGGAGCTTTTTGGTCGCCGCTCGGAGGACATCCACTGCATCAGCCAGCTCCTGCGCGCCTACGCCCTGTACGAGCGTGACAAGGAGTACGTCATCCACGAGGGCAAGGTTGCCATCGTCGATGAAAACACGGGCCGCATGATGCCGGGCCGCCGCTGGTCCGACGGTCTCCACCAGGCCGTCGAGGCCAAGGAAGGGGTCAAGATCGAGAAGGAGTCCAAGACCTACGCCACCATCACCGTCCAGAACTACTTCCGCCTCTACGAAAAGCTGGCCGGGATGACGGGGACGGCCGAGACCGAGGCGGGTGAGTTCCACGACATTTACGGGCTCAACGTCATGGTCATCCCGACGCACAGACCCTGCCAGCGCATCGACGAGAACGACGTCATTTACAAGACTCGCCGCGAGAAGTACAACGCCGTCATCGAGGACATCAAGGTCGCCCATGAAAAGGGTCAGCCGGTGCTCGTCGGGACGGCTTCGGTCGAGGCTTCCGAAGTCCTCAGCCGCATGCTCCAGCGCACGAAAATCCGCCACAGCGTGCTCAACGCCAAGTACCACCAGCAGGAGGCCGAAATCGTCTCCCAGGCCGGGCAACCGGGCGGCGTCACCATCGCCACCAACATGGCCGGTCGCGGCACGGACATCAAGCTGGGGGAGGGCATCAATGAAAAGGGTGGGCTGCTCGTCATCGGCACCGAGCGGCACGAGTCCCGCCGCGTGGACCGCCAGCTCCGGGGCCGCTGCGCCCGTCAGGGCGATAACGGGCGCTCGAAGTTCTTCATCTCGCTGGAGGACGACCTGATGCGCCTCTTCGCCAATGCCGGTCCCATCTCCAAGATTCTCCAAAGCTCCTTCCAGGAAGGTGAAGTGCTGGCGCACCCGCTGTTGAACCGCTCCATCGAGTCGGCGCAGAAAAAGGTCGAGCAGCAGAACTACTCCATCCGCAAGCGCCTGCTCCAGTACGACGATGTGCTCAACAAGCAGCGTGAGGTCATTTACGGCATCCGCAACGACGCGCTCCACAGCGAGAGCCCGCGCGACGTCATCATGGAAATGGTGATGGAGGAGCTGGAAGCCCGCCTCGACACCATCGCCTCCGGCTCGGACAAGCAGCCCGAGTACAGCGACGTGCAGGGCCTGCTCTCCTGGGTCAACACGCACTTCCCGGTCGCCATCGAGGAGCAGGAAATCGAGGGCAAGACCCACGCCCAGTTGCTCAGCCTCTTCTCCGAGCGCATCAACAAGGCCTACGATCAGCGCGCCTCCGCCGAGGATGAAAAGGCTTTCAAAGGCCTGGAGCGCTACGTGCTCACCCGCGCCATTGACAAAAACTGGCAGGACCACTTGACCGAAATGGAAGATCTGCGCCGCGCCGTCGGCCTGCGCGGCTACGGGCAGAAAGACCCGCTCGTCGAGTACAAGGCCGAGGCTTTCACCTATTTCCAGGACATGATCGCCCGTGTGCGCACGGACATCTGCACCGGCATCTTCCGCGTAGCTATTATCCACAATCCCGCCGAACTGGAAGCCGCCCGCCGTCGCCTGATGGAGATGCAGCGCCGCGCCCAGGCCACCGGCCCCGAGAATGCCTCGGCCCCGGGTGCCGCCCCTGCCGGGCGCGGACCTGCCGCCGCCGGAGCGGGCCGGACCGCCGACGGCAAACCGATCAAGCTGCCCACGGTGCAGCCGGTCAAGCGTGAGCTGCCGAAGATCGGGCGCAACGAGGTCGTGTCCATCCGCAAGGGCGGTCAGACCCAGACGCTCAAGTGGAAAAAGGCCGAGGAAATGGTCCGCGACGAGGGCTGGGAACTGGTCCCGCCCAGCGAAACGGCCAAAAAGTAG